From a region of the Methanomassiliicoccus sp. genome:
- a CDS encoding SOS response-associated peptidase has translation MCGRFTIGEIKDLIPRFSIDAPIADMPRPRYNLAPTQDAPIVIRNSPNRLVMMRWGLIPHWAKDPRIGSRMINARAEGVAERPAFRASLKDRRCLVPTTGFYEWAADGKVPYLAKLKDEGLFAMAGLYDRWRDPSGGEVLSFTIITTVPNALMAPIHGRMPVILSHEDEEVWLGPAPLEGSDMDRIFRPFPAERMEAYPVSRAVNDLHHDSEDLMRPAPRPDPGKWF, from the coding sequence ATGTGCGGGCGGTTCACCATAGGGGAAATCAAGGATCTCATCCCCCGCTTCTCCATCGACGCGCCGATAGCGGACATGCCCCGTCCCCGGTACAACCTCGCCCCCACCCAGGACGCGCCGATCGTGATCCGCAACAGCCCCAACCGACTGGTCATGATGCGCTGGGGGCTCATTCCGCATTGGGCCAAGGACCCCCGTATCGGGTCGCGCATGATCAACGCCCGGGCCGAGGGCGTGGCCGAACGGCCGGCGTTCAGGGCGTCGCTCAAGGATCGTAGATGCCTGGTGCCCACCACCGGATTCTATGAATGGGCGGCTGACGGCAAGGTGCCCTACCTGGCCAAGTTAAAGGACGAGGGACTGTTCGCCATGGCCGGGTTGTATGACCGATGGAGGGATCCCTCGGGCGGGGAGGTGCTCAGCTTCACCATCATCACCACCGTCCCCAACGCGCTCATGGCACCGATCCACGGCCGCATGCCAGTGATCCTGTCCCACGAGGACGAGGAGGTGTGGTTGGGGCCCGCCCCCCTGGAGGGCAGCGATATGGATAGGATCTTCCGTCCCTTCCCCGCCGAGCGGATGGAAGCATATCCCGTATCCCGGGCCGTCAACGACCTCCATCATGATTCCGAGGATCTTATGCGCCCCGCTCCCCGGCCCGACCCCGGGAAATGGTTCTGA
- a CDS encoding DUF1059 domain-containing protein: MELKCPKGDFTATGNTEEEVRKQMEEHAKTAHGMDESSAKSMMDQAMSKIGGIFKK, translated from the coding sequence ATGGAACTGAAATGTCCTAAGGGAGACTTCACAGCCACCGGGAACACCGAGGAAGAGGTAAGGAAACAGATGGAGGAGCATGCCAAGACCGCCCACGGCATGGACGAAAGCTCGGCCAAGAGCATGATGGACCAGGCCATGAGCAAGATCGGCGGCATCTTCAAGAAATGA
- a CDS encoding iron-sulfur cluster assembly accessory protein: MVEVSTEAIKFINDLLEKNDKKGFGIRIYLAGMGCSGPQFGMAFQEKKNDEDIEQKIDGFSFYYDGETQEMLEGSTVDYIETPSGAGLIVNNPNLRSSCGGSCAGCH; encoded by the coding sequence ATGGTAGAGGTCAGCACTGAAGCGATCAAGTTCATCAACGACCTGCTGGAGAAGAACGACAAGAAGGGTTTCGGCATCAGGATCTACCTTGCCGGGATGGGGTGTTCCGGCCCCCAGTTCGGGATGGCCTTCCAGGAGAAGAAGAACGACGAGGACATCGAACAGAAGATCGATGGCTTCTCCTTCTACTATGACGGCGAGACCCAGGAGATGCTCGAGGGCTCGACCGTCGATTACATCGAGACCCCCAGTGGGGCGGGGCTCATCGTCAACAACCCCAACCTGCGGTCCTCCTGCGGCGGCTCCTGCGCCGGATGCCACTAA
- a CDS encoding GNAT family N-acetyltransferase, giving the protein MEFTSRHLIRKDLPQVIAISRENMASIIFASWGVEYRDEDLLHMLLEPTAFTEVFESGGRIVAYYSVDERNDNLFINSIQVLKECQNLGLGREMMTRIEDRAKQYQMRGIELWVQITNRPAMEFYRHMGYRMVSRQGNNYLMRLLLDPREGWRFV; this is encoded by the coding sequence ATGGAGTTCACCTCGCGGCATTTGATCAGGAAGGACCTTCCCCAGGTCATCGCCATCAGCAGGGAGAATATGGCGTCCATCATTTTCGCCTCATGGGGGGTGGAGTACCGTGACGAGGACCTCCTGCACATGCTGCTCGAGCCCACCGCCTTCACCGAGGTATTCGAGTCTGGCGGCAGGATCGTCGCCTACTACTCGGTCGATGAGCGTAACGACAACCTGTTCATTAACTCCATCCAGGTGCTCAAGGAGTGCCAGAATCTGGGCCTGGGCAGGGAGATGATGACCCGCATCGAGGATCGGGCCAAGCAATACCAGATGAGGGGCATCGAGCTGTGGGTACAGATTACCAATCGCCCAGCCATGGAGTTCTACCGGCACATGGGTTATCGCATGGTCTCCCGCCAGGGAAACAACTACCTCATGCGTCTCCTCCTTGATCCCCGGGAAGGGTGGAGATTCGTGTGA
- a CDS encoding winged helix-turn-helix domain-containing protein, whose product MVPKPASYRSKCRIYADILRAIQQTDKAKATYLLHEANLSHERLIRHLEALVDLGLIVKKVDDDGVVYAITTKGSEYLAQFRLVEKFGETFGIRV is encoded by the coding sequence ATGGTCCCGAAGCCAGCATCCTATCGCTCAAAATGCAGGATATATGCTGACATCCTCAGGGCTATCCAGCAAACCGACAAAGCCAAGGCGACCTATCTTCTTCACGAAGCCAACCTATCACACGAACGTTTAATTCGTCATCTCGAGGCACTGGTGGATTTAGGGCTTATTGTGAAAAAGGTAGATGATGACGGCGTAGTGTATGCCATAACGACCAAAGGAAGCGAATACCTGGCCCAGTTCAGATTGGTGGAAAAATTCGGTGAAACGTTCGGAATAAGGGTTTGA
- a CDS encoding amino acid permease, which produces MTEEHSPPSSGVEVTLNRDLGLAEVLMIGIGPNIGSSIFLLIGLATEIVGPALLLTFALNFIVTIFTALAYAELASGFPETGGGYLWVKEGLFEPLGFLGGWMSWVGHCIACSVYAIGFGTGVSLLLTQYGISLFGLPTDMVSTFFTIFIAVVFCYMNYRGVKGAGRSEILVSTFLIGIIVLFCLFCTVYIFGNPAAAGAGGFGPEFIPFGYMSIATSMGFTFMIFEGYEVVAQTGEEAKDPERTVPRAMFLCITISAILFIVVAAVTFATIGWQATAAGGDHALNDAADRTIPFIGGALMSVGMIIGSVAAVNSIVFSASRVSFAMGRDGNLPAIFGRLHPEKHTPVTAIVISGIIIIFMAVFFDIRKVATVADVMILLLFVLVNMSMITLRKKRPDVKRTFMSPFFPWIPLIGVGTKMFLAIMLFDLDPLAWYIALAVIFAGLFVHYFVKGRAEIERYQPPAPSLLSEEAKARYRVLIPVDDPRNEGLIDMAVTLAAKNDGEILLTTVVEIPNTVPLSAVEQKRVDERKKLLQKLQEYSELRGIRTRAIVLVSHDVVASIIDSARENHVNAIIVGWKGYTNTQKRVLGRKLDDIVRQTPCDIMVLKADGKLKLDRVMILSGGLWHVSKATEVAADIAQMNDSRVTILNVIINERYLVRAAEYSKRLKAIVESRRVPVIIKEIRPESLIGGVVAESLETNLLVIGSSAAKRWDQFAFGAIQDVIAKNAKCPVLVYKRVAPGTPDAPGGLKTGDEDLD; this is translated from the coding sequence ATGACCGAAGAGCACTCTCCCCCTTCGAGCGGGGTTGAGGTCACCCTGAACCGGGACCTTGGACTAGCAGAGGTTCTGATGATCGGCATAGGCCCGAACATAGGTTCCTCCATTTTCCTTCTCATTGGTCTGGCGACCGAGATCGTGGGGCCTGCGCTGCTCCTGACCTTCGCCTTAAACTTTATCGTCACCATCTTCACCGCTCTGGCCTACGCCGAGCTGGCCAGCGGGTTCCCGGAAACGGGTGGCGGGTACCTATGGGTCAAGGAAGGGCTGTTCGAACCGTTGGGGTTCCTGGGCGGCTGGATGTCATGGGTCGGTCACTGTATCGCCTGCAGCGTGTACGCCATCGGTTTCGGTACCGGTGTCAGCTTGCTGTTGACCCAGTATGGCATATCGTTATTCGGTTTGCCCACCGACATGGTGTCGACATTCTTCACGATCTTCATCGCCGTCGTCTTCTGTTACATGAACTATCGCGGTGTCAAGGGCGCCGGACGCTCCGAGATCCTGGTAAGCACCTTCCTCATCGGCATCATCGTACTCTTCTGTCTGTTCTGCACAGTCTACATCTTCGGCAATCCCGCGGCCGCCGGGGCCGGGGGTTTCGGTCCTGAATTCATCCCCTTTGGCTACATGTCCATCGCCACCTCCATGGGCTTCACCTTCATGATCTTCGAGGGTTACGAGGTCGTAGCCCAGACCGGCGAGGAGGCCAAGGATCCGGAGAGGACCGTTCCCCGGGCCATGTTCCTATGCATCACCATATCGGCGATCCTCTTCATCGTGGTGGCCGCGGTAACCTTCGCCACCATCGGATGGCAGGCCACCGCTGCCGGCGGTGATCATGCGCTCAACGATGCTGCCGACCGCACAATCCCGTTCATCGGCGGGGCGCTGATGTCGGTGGGAATGATCATCGGCTCGGTCGCCGCGGTCAACTCGATCGTATTCTCCGCGTCCAGGGTCTCGTTCGCCATGGGCCGTGACGGCAATCTGCCGGCGATCTTTGGCAGGCTGCACCCGGAGAAGCACACCCCGGTGACGGCCATTGTCATCAGCGGCATCATCATCATCTTCATGGCCGTGTTCTTCGACATTCGCAAGGTCGCCACTGTCGCTGACGTGATGATCCTCCTGCTCTTCGTCCTCGTCAACATGTCGATGATCACGCTGCGGAAGAAAAGGCCGGACGTCAAGCGGACCTTCATGTCCCCCTTCTTCCCGTGGATACCTTTGATAGGCGTGGGGACCAAGATGTTCCTGGCCATCATGCTTTTCGACCTCGACCCCCTGGCCTGGTACATAGCTTTAGCAGTAATATTCGCTGGACTGTTCGTCCACTACTTCGTGAAGGGGCGGGCGGAGATCGAGCGCTACCAGCCCCCCGCCCCCTCGCTGCTCAGCGAGGAGGCCAAGGCCCGGTACCGCGTTCTCATCCCCGTCGATGACCCCCGGAACGAGGGCCTCATCGACATGGCGGTGACCCTGGCGGCCAAGAACGATGGTGAGATCCTCCTGACCACGGTTGTCGAAATCCCCAACACCGTTCCCCTGAGCGCGGTGGAGCAGAAGCGGGTGGACGAGCGGAAGAAGCTGCTGCAGAAGCTGCAGGAGTACTCCGAGCTTCGCGGCATCAGGACTCGAGCCATCGTTCTTGTGTCCCACGACGTGGTTGCGAGCATTATCGATTCGGCGCGCGAGAACCACGTCAACGCCATCATCGTCGGATGGAAGGGATACACCAACACTCAGAAGCGCGTCCTGGGTCGCAAGCTCGATGACATCGTCCGGCAGACGCCCTGCGACATCATGGTGCTCAAGGCCGATGGGAAGCTCAAGCTGGACCGCGTCATGATCCTGTCCGGAGGGCTGTGGCACGTCAGCAAGGCCACCGAGGTGGCGGCCGACATAGCCCAGATGAACGACTCCCGGGTCACCATCCTTAATGTGATCATCAACGAGCGCTACCTGGTCCGCGCGGCGGAATACTCCAAGCGGCTCAAGGCCATCGTGGAGTCCCGGCGGGTACCGGTCATCATCAAGGAGATCAGGCCCGAATCGCTCATCGGCGGTGTGGTCGCAGAATCGCTGGAGACTAACCTGCTGGTCATCGGATCGTCGGCGGCCAAGCGGTGGGACCAGTTCGCCTTCGGAGCGATACAGGACGTCATCGCCAAGAATGCCAAGTGTCCGGTCCTGGTGTACAAGCGGGTGGCCCCGGGGACCCCCGACGCCCCTGGCGGGCTGAAGACCGGCGACGAGGACCTGGATTGA
- a CDS encoding HD domain-containing protein, with translation MGRERQWVSDISAKGMGIDEVYVIKRKDPPRKGRKANHFFALTVSDATGEIRVNYWGNSEEATVRRVYDSVHEGELVRVKGISDQFNGSMVVQVNISNGEDLLEEAREGGYDPADFVACTEKDPEEMYAELQALLSQIVDVDIRSVLGQLFGDQDLVRRFKAAPASVSYHCAWVGGLLEHTLNVARACDFISRLYPELDRDLLLASAVLHDIGKVSCYNVSTTITESVSGRLLGHIVIGAQMVEDACNRCQTVPPALRTKLVHMVLASHGTNEKGSPTEAAIPEALALNFADEMDAKLERFIRARGNGGPEDTFVVDRSLGTKIYLG, from the coding sequence TTGGGAAGGGAGCGCCAGTGGGTAAGTGACATCAGCGCCAAGGGCATGGGGATCGATGAGGTCTATGTGATCAAGCGAAAGGACCCTCCCCGCAAGGGGCGCAAGGCCAATCACTTCTTCGCTCTCACTGTCAGCGACGCTACCGGGGAGATAAGGGTCAATTATTGGGGCAACAGCGAGGAGGCCACGGTGCGGAGGGTGTACGACTCCGTTCACGAGGGTGAGCTGGTCCGAGTTAAGGGGATCAGCGACCAGTTCAACGGCTCCATGGTGGTCCAGGTCAACATCTCGAACGGCGAGGACCTCCTAGAGGAAGCCCGGGAGGGGGGTTACGATCCGGCTGACTTTGTGGCCTGTACTGAGAAAGACCCCGAGGAGATGTACGCCGAGCTGCAGGCGCTCCTAAGCCAGATAGTCGATGTGGATATCCGTTCGGTCCTTGGCCAGCTGTTCGGGGACCAGGATCTGGTGCGGAGGTTCAAGGCCGCCCCAGCCTCAGTATCCTACCACTGTGCGTGGGTCGGCGGACTGCTGGAGCACACTCTCAACGTCGCCCGGGCCTGTGATTTCATCTCCCGCCTGTATCCTGAGCTGGACCGGGACCTGCTGCTGGCTTCGGCCGTCCTGCATGACATTGGAAAGGTCTCGTGCTACAACGTCTCCACTACCATCACCGAGTCGGTCAGTGGTCGGTTACTGGGCCATATTGTCATCGGGGCCCAGATGGTCGAGGATGCCTGCAACCGGTGCCAGACAGTTCCTCCGGCCCTGCGCACCAAGCTGGTGCACATGGTCCTGGCGAGCCACGGCACCAACGAGAAGGGGTCCCCTACCGAGGCAGCCATTCCCGAAGCCCTGGCCCTCAATTTCGCCGACGAGATGGACGCCAAGCTGGAGCGGTTCATCCGGGCCAGGGGCAACGGCGGGCCCGAGGACACCTTTGTGGTCGACCGTTCTCTGGGTACGAAGATCTATCTGGGCTGA
- a CDS encoding class I SAM-dependent methyltransferase — protein MSPNNDRMYWGRRLQDNPVGEYRPHEALIEAVASGMMPGGRALVLSNDDGIDALFLAQSGYSVALVGFFPAEMDIARQRIAETDAKVQIYVTEPTKMPFHEGEFDVVFDPRTWVSLQGGERDLFVKEIYRMTRPGSYIVLVVPTYRDSPVGCMTRQTATNIFQPPFEVQGVTDVGGVEGTALRFMYSIMMKRP, from the coding sequence ATGTCACCGAACAATGATAGGATGTACTGGGGGCGGCGTCTGCAAGACAACCCAGTGGGCGAGTACCGCCCTCATGAGGCCCTGATCGAGGCGGTGGCCAGCGGCATGATGCCTGGGGGGCGGGCCCTGGTGCTGAGCAACGATGACGGGATCGATGCCCTGTTCCTCGCCCAGTCCGGATACTCGGTCGCCCTGGTCGGCTTCTTCCCGGCGGAAATGGACATCGCCAGGCAGCGGATCGCGGAGACCGACGCCAAGGTCCAGATATACGTCACCGAGCCGACCAAGATGCCGTTCCATGAGGGGGAGTTCGACGTGGTGTTCGATCCCCGCACCTGGGTGTCCCTGCAGGGAGGGGAGAGGGATCTCTTCGTGAAGGAAATCTACCGGATGACCCGACCAGGTAGCTACATCGTCCTGGTGGTGCCCACCTACCGTGATTCACCCGTGGGGTGCATGACTCGACAGACCGCCACCAATATCTTCCAACCGCCATTCGAGGTGCAGGGCGTGACCGATGTGGGAGGAGTGGAGGGCACCGCTCTCCGCTTCATGTACTCCATCATGATGAAGCGGCCTTGA
- a CDS encoding DUF72 domain-containing protein gives MVSVLIGCSGWSYDDWTGRFYPVNIARKKEEWLRYYASFFTTVEINSTFYRPPHDFIVNGWIKKGLGLKGFEYSVKMPSEVTHEALARGQGAKAGILASAFEATCVRPLAENGLLGAALLQLPPGFRNDGEARKALAETLDTLDTDQYRYAVEFRHRTWLDDAGAPEPHVRKLLEIRRVANVGVDGPGVAITTDTTADHAYVRVHGRDHDLWSDQEHEDDIRLSRFDYLYSDAELEGIRDRIVQLSEKVSQVRVYFNNTAKAKGIRNALQLMDLLGIHHRGKEIPLQDQTHLGTFLMAKQ, from the coding sequence GTGGTTTCTGTGTTAATCGGCTGCAGCGGATGGTCTTACGATGATTGGACAGGTAGGTTCTACCCTGTCAACATCGCCAGGAAGAAGGAGGAATGGCTACGTTATTATGCCTCGTTCTTCACCACGGTGGAGATCAACAGCACCTTCTACCGTCCGCCCCATGACTTCATCGTCAACGGGTGGATCAAGAAGGGCCTGGGTCTCAAGGGGTTCGAGTACTCGGTCAAGATGCCCTCCGAGGTCACCCACGAGGCCCTGGCCAGGGGCCAGGGAGCCAAGGCAGGGATACTGGCCTCGGCCTTCGAGGCCACCTGCGTCCGCCCCCTGGCTGAGAACGGGCTGTTGGGGGCGGCGCTCCTGCAGCTGCCGCCCGGCTTCCGGAACGACGGGGAGGCCAGGAAGGCTTTGGCAGAAACCCTGGACACCCTGGACACCGATCAGTATCGCTACGCTGTTGAATTCCGTCACCGGACCTGGCTCGACGATGCCGGGGCTCCCGAGCCTCACGTACGCAAGTTACTAGAGATACGGAGGGTGGCCAACGTGGGAGTGGACGGGCCGGGAGTGGCCATCACCACCGACACCACTGCCGACCACGCCTATGTGCGCGTCCACGGGCGGGACCACGACCTATGGTCGGACCAGGAGCACGAGGACGACATACGACTGAGCCGGTTCGATTACCTGTATAGCGACGCGGAACTGGAAGGGATACGGGACCGTATCGTCCAGCTCTCGGAGAAAGTGTCCCAGGTGAGGGTGTACTTTAACAACACGGCCAAGGCCAAGGGAATCCGCAACGCTCTGCAGTTGATGGACCTCCTGGGCATTCATCACCGGGGAAAGGAGATCCCGTTGCAGGACCAGACCCACCTGGGCACCTTCCTGATGGCCAAGCAGTGA
- a CDS encoding acetate--CoA ligase family protein: MQGPVSSMRSLFEASSIAVVGASQKEGKIGHIIVKNLIGSGYRGELYPVNPKASDVLGLRCYPDLVSIPGEVEMVVVVVPSPAVPQVMEQAGEKGTKVAVVISAGFRETGREGAELEQRVGEIARRYGMRVLGPNCMGVISTSNAMNATFTNDYPREGPIAISSQSGAICSVVLDWARATRIGFSKFVSVGNKLDIDETDLLGYLKDDAQTKVIGMYIEGMKKGQEFIRVARETSRAKPIIALKAGRTASGSKAASSHTGALSGSDKIYDAALAQSGVVRVKTIDELFDLLQVFGTMPVPEGDGLAIVTNAGGLGVMAADAVSDNGLTLATFAPETIEKLKGFLPEEANFYNPVDVIGDADAGRYDRAIRTVMDDPHVHMVLALLAPTDILDISSVARTIASFAGSSKVPVATSFVGGEDVSEGSRLLMEAGVPSYQSPDRAVRALGAMVHYKELKESKADEAMPPVAGDQVAVRKLLDRVRSEGRTTLSESEGKTILMAYGLPVPPEGEARSADEAVKLAHMIGYPVVMKISSPDIAHKTDVGGVAVNLSSDEDVHRTYGLMMSQVRARMPSARVDGVTIEKMFSGREVIVGMVRDETFGPVLTFGLGGIFVEIMKDVSQRIAPVTEEGVDDMIRSIKAYPILTGARGRKPADIEALKKVIFGVAQIAMDFPEITELEINPVMVGDAGQGCGAVDALATIRRVI; the protein is encoded by the coding sequence ATGCAAGGACCGGTCAGCAGCATGAGGTCACTGTTCGAGGCATCATCCATCGCCGTCGTCGGAGCGTCCCAGAAGGAGGGGAAGATCGGTCACATCATCGTCAAGAACCTCATCGGCTCCGGATACCGCGGCGAGCTGTACCCGGTTAACCCTAAAGCCTCTGATGTACTGGGTCTAAGGTGCTATCCCGACCTTGTCTCCATACCGGGGGAGGTAGAGATGGTCGTAGTGGTGGTCCCCAGCCCCGCTGTCCCCCAGGTCATGGAGCAGGCCGGGGAGAAGGGGACCAAGGTGGCAGTGGTCATATCGGCCGGTTTCCGGGAGACCGGACGGGAGGGGGCCGAGCTGGAGCAGAGGGTGGGAGAGATCGCCCGCCGCTACGGCATGCGCGTTCTGGGGCCCAACTGTATGGGGGTGATCAGCACCTCCAACGCCATGAACGCGACCTTCACCAACGACTACCCTCGCGAGGGCCCCATCGCCATCAGCTCGCAGTCCGGGGCCATATGCTCGGTGGTGCTCGACTGGGCCAGGGCCACGCGCATCGGGTTCTCCAAGTTCGTCAGTGTGGGCAACAAGCTGGACATCGACGAGACGGACCTGCTGGGATATCTCAAGGACGACGCCCAGACCAAGGTCATCGGGATGTACATCGAAGGCATGAAGAAGGGTCAGGAGTTCATCCGAGTGGCCCGGGAAACCTCGCGGGCCAAACCCATTATCGCCCTCAAGGCTGGGCGGACGGCCTCGGGTTCCAAGGCTGCGTCCTCGCACACTGGGGCGCTATCGGGCAGCGACAAGATCTACGACGCGGCGCTCGCTCAGTCGGGAGTGGTCAGGGTAAAGACCATCGACGAGCTGTTCGACCTCCTGCAGGTCTTCGGGACCATGCCCGTGCCCGAGGGCGACGGCCTGGCTATCGTCACCAACGCTGGCGGGCTAGGAGTGATGGCCGCGGATGCGGTATCTGACAACGGCCTCACCTTGGCGACCTTCGCCCCGGAGACCATCGAGAAGCTGAAAGGCTTCCTCCCGGAGGAGGCGAACTTCTACAATCCCGTGGACGTCATCGGTGACGCTGATGCTGGCCGCTACGACAGGGCCATCCGTACGGTGATGGACGACCCCCACGTCCATATGGTGCTCGCGCTCCTGGCCCCCACTGACATCCTGGACATAAGCTCGGTGGCCAGAACGATCGCCTCCTTCGCCGGCAGCTCCAAGGTCCCCGTTGCCACCTCCTTCGTAGGCGGGGAGGATGTCTCCGAAGGCTCTCGCCTCCTCATGGAAGCCGGGGTGCCATCCTACCAGTCGCCGGACCGCGCGGTCAGAGCGCTGGGTGCGATGGTCCACTACAAGGAGCTAAAAGAGAGCAAGGCCGACGAGGCGATGCCCCCGGTGGCCGGGGACCAGGTTGCGGTGAGGAAGCTGCTAGACCGCGTCCGATCGGAGGGACGGACAACGCTCAGCGAGAGCGAGGGCAAGACCATCCTCATGGCCTACGGCCTGCCGGTGCCCCCGGAGGGGGAGGCTCGCTCGGCCGACGAGGCTGTCAAGCTGGCTCACATGATCGGGTACCCAGTGGTCATGAAAATCTCATCCCCGGACATCGCCCACAAGACTGATGTCGGAGGGGTGGCCGTGAACCTCAGTAGCGATGAGGATGTTCATCGCACCTACGGCCTCATGATGTCCCAGGTCCGCGCCCGGATGCCGTCGGCCCGGGTCGATGGGGTCACTATCGAGAAGATGTTCTCCGGCCGGGAGGTCATCGTGGGCATGGTGCGGGACGAGACCTTCGGCCCGGTCCTCACCTTCGGACTGGGAGGCATTTTCGTAGAGATAATGAAAGATGTCAGCCAGCGCATCGCGCCGGTGACCGAGGAGGGGGTGGACGACATGATCCGCTCCATCAAGGCGTACCCCATCCTCACCGGCGCCAGGGGTCGCAAGCCTGCGGACATCGAGGCGCTGAAGAAGGTGATATTCGGGGTGGCCCAGATCGCCATGGACTTCCCCGAGATAACGGAGCTCGAGATCAACCCCGTGATGGTCGGCGATGCCGGCCAGGGCTGCGGGGCCGTCGACGCGCTGGCGACGATTAGGAGGGTAATTTGA
- a CDS encoding phosphotransacetylase family protein — MKTLFLGSVVERSGKSMVTLGLAKNSPVKVGYYKPFKEVMMNLDGRIIDQDAYLMKRALRLPYDEEDLCPLTYDVYQPVEMDEIIRRYEHVKEGAESMLVEGTRDITTGCMGSVSGMAISNALDATVVLVSSAQLPALDKICMIRKLMDQYPLHFRGVILNQAEDLKMGRLLEKRGIRVLGSIPPMKELKTFRVQEMAEALGAEVINGDRGMDELVEKVMIGAMTPETALMYMRRMSRKAIITGGDRADIQMAALSTDTSCLVLTGGLYPPKPVIAKAFEVGVPILVTRHNTMEAAEMVDRLIARIDPSDQDKIQRIADMVKRQVDLDAIWKD; from the coding sequence ATGAAGACCCTGTTTCTGGGATCGGTGGTGGAAAGGTCGGGGAAGAGCATGGTAACCCTGGGACTGGCCAAGAACAGCCCGGTCAAGGTCGGCTACTATAAGCCGTTCAAGGAAGTGATGATGAACCTCGATGGTCGGATCATCGACCAGGACGCCTACCTGATGAAGCGGGCGCTGCGGTTGCCCTACGACGAGGAGGACCTCTGTCCCCTTACCTATGATGTCTACCAGCCGGTTGAGATGGACGAGATCATCAGACGCTATGAGCATGTGAAAGAGGGTGCCGAGTCAATGCTGGTGGAGGGCACCAGGGACATCACCACGGGGTGCATGGGCTCGGTGTCGGGCATGGCCATATCCAATGCCCTGGACGCCACCGTGGTGCTGGTCTCCTCGGCTCAACTTCCGGCGCTGGACAAGATATGCATGATCCGCAAGCTTATGGACCAGTATCCGCTGCACTTCCGCGGTGTGATCCTGAACCAGGCCGAGGACCTCAAGATGGGGCGGCTGCTGGAGAAGCGGGGAATCAGGGTCCTCGGCTCCATACCGCCCATGAAGGAGCTGAAGACCTTCCGGGTCCAGGAGATGGCCGAGGCCCTGGGGGCCGAGGTGATCAACGGCGACCGGGGTATGGACGAATTGGTGGAGAAGGTCATGATTGGAGCCATGACCCCGGAGACGGCGCTGATGTACATGCGCCGGATGTCCCGCAAGGCGATCATTACTGGCGGCGACCGCGCCGATATCCAGATGGCCGCCCTCTCCACCGACACCTCCTGCCTGGTGCTTACCGGCGGCCTTTATCCGCCAAAGCCGGTCATCGCCAAGGCCTTCGAGGTCGGAGTGCCCATCCTGGTCACCCGGCACAACACCATGGAAGCAGCGGAGATGGTCGACCGTCTCATCGCTCGCATCGATCCCAGCGACCAGGACAAGATCCAGCGCATCGCAGACATGGTCAAGAGGCAGGTGGACCTGGACGCCATCTGGAAGGACTGA